Proteins co-encoded in one Nicotiana sylvestris chromosome 7, ASM39365v2, whole genome shotgun sequence genomic window:
- the LOC138873677 gene encoding uncharacterized protein, translated as MVGGVGRRLGGLSGRGLVVGYDLVQDALDKVKIIQYRLCTAQSRQKSYADYKIRDVAFMVRERVLLRVSPLKAVMRFGKKVKLNPRFIRPFEILDRVGDVSYRLPLPPSLSAVHPIFHVSMLQNYHGEPFHVLDFSTVQLDKDLSYEEEPIAILDRQVR; from the coding sequence atggtaggcggtgttggtcgccggttgggtggtttgagcggGAGAGGTTTGGTTGTTGGGTacgatctagtacaggatgccttggataaggttaagatcattcagtataggctttgtacagctcagtccagacaaaagagttatgccgactacaagattcgtgatgtggcatttatggtcagagagcgggtgttgctccgagtgtcgccatTGAAGgccgtgatgagatttgggaagaaggtcaaGCTAAACCCTAGGTTCATtcgtccttttgagattcttgatcgagtgggagatgtgTCTTACAGACTTCCGTTACCGCCaagtttatcagccgtgcatccaatatttcatgtgtccatgcttcagaattATCACGGCGAACCAttccacgtgttagacttcagcactgtccagttggacaaggacttgtcctatgaggaggagccgatagctattctagacagACAAGTTCGTTAg
- the LOC138873678 gene encoding uncharacterized protein → MDYEPLTTYFSNEEVFFTREDIAESYLGWRMFFDRAANFIGLGIGVVRISESGKHYLALAKISFPCTNNMVEYEACIFGIRTVVDMNIKELLVIGDSDLLIHQVQDEWTTKNVKIILYLYCVKELCKKFTKIEFKYIPRIQNEFDDALAALSSMI, encoded by the coding sequence ATGGACTACGAGCCACTCACTACATACTTTTCGAATGAAGAAGTGTTTTTCACCAGGGAAGACATCGCAGAGTCATACCTTggatggagaatgtttttcgatagaGCAGCAAACTTCATAGGATTAGGGATCGGGGTAGTTCGAATCTCTGAGTCAGGAAAGCATTACCTAGCTTTAGCTAAGATAAgtttcccttgcaccaataatatggttgAGTATGAAGCGTGCATCTTTGGGATTAGAACGGTAGTCGACATGAACATCAAGGAGCTTCTGGTCATAGGAGATTctgacctactcatacatcaagTCCAAGATGAATGGACTACCAAGAATGTCAAGATCATTCTGTACCTGTATTGCGTGAAAGAGTTGTGCAAGAAATTCACCAAGATTGAGTTCAAATACATTCCTAGAATCCAAAACGAATTTGATGACGCTCTCGCAGCCTTGTCATCCATGATCTAG